The following proteins are co-located in the Argopecten irradians isolate NY chromosome 9, Ai_NY, whole genome shotgun sequence genome:
- the LOC138332386 gene encoding trichoplein keratin filament-binding protein-like: protein MALPTMPRYWTSRKNIYEQAIIKQRNHQNDFHERWSKDAEYWNKSNVATHKQNAWESDASLRSSLDKYKSDNEKNLKAINLQRRRLLLADMLKKERREYEAELKGFSKANYSRLEDMRDRADVLRSAREEKRKGLAEEKLYEHWRQNNPDLRRVEQDLVKEKVVGSWAGQVDETKARKEQEKKEIERIELEMEEERLAGIDSDRRKVEEKLDEEKRLKRILVEQMDELKNREYEAERLKKQEEELQQEQWRLGRIDEERKRVELARQQREHGRVLLRQHKTQMMRRSKQIQEELELDKKILNSLIEQEHELDHIQTARREKAKADAEWMRQVIEDQIRLEKTREAELEMLYQDEAARMWQKRDAEWEREKKARERLMQEVLDDRQQQIELRIEENREQQELSLKHREQLLREMEVANQMTHRDKKLAEAQKEAVKLDLQEQIFSQKEREEIARQREDEEAQREQADNEEYTEFLRQETERMRIQGPTPRQHGRRQAWT from the exons ATGGCACTACCGACCATGCCTCGCTATTGGACATcaagaaaaaacatttatgaacaAGCGATAATTAAACAGCGTAATCATCAAAATGACTTTCATGAACGGTGGAGTAAAGATGCAGAGTATTGGAACAAGTCCAATGTAGCCACACATAAACAGAATGCCTGGGAATCAGATGCTTCACTGCGTTCTAG CTTGGACAAATATAAATCTGACAATGAGAAGAACCTGAAGGCTATAAACTTACAACGTCGCAGACTTTTACTCGCTGACATGCTGAAAAAGGAACGACGTGAATATGAG GCGGAATTGAAAGGTTTCTCCAAGGCCAACTACTCCCGACTTGAGGACATGAGGGACAGAGCAGATGTACTGCGTAGTGCTAGAGAAGAAAAGCGGAAAGGG TTAGCCGAAGAGAAACTGTACGAGCATTGGAGACAAAATAACCCTGACCTGAGACGG GTGGAGCAGGATCTAGTGAAGGAGAAAGTGGTCGGTTCCTGGGCCGGACAAGTAGACGAAACTAAAGCT AGAAAAGAGCAAGAGAAGAAAGAAATAGAACGGATAGAGTTGGAGATGGAAGAAGAAAGATTGGCAGGCATCGACTCAGATAGGAGGAAAGTAGAAGAGAAATTGGATGAAGAAAAACGATTGAAACGCATACTCGTAGAACAGATGGACGAGTTGAAAAACAGAGAATATGAG GCGGAAAGACTGAAGAAACAGGAGGAAGAATTACAACAAGAACAATGGCGATTAGGAAGGATTGACGAAGAGAGAAAGAGAGTGGAGCTTGCTCGTCAGCAGAGAGAACATGG ACGTGTACTACTACGACAACACAAAACCCAAATGATGCGTAGATCAAAACAGATCCAAGAAGAACTG GAACTTGATAAGAAGATCCTTAATTCACTGATAGAACAGGAGCATGAGTTGGACCACATACAAACGGCCCGACGGGAGAAGGCTAAGGCAGACGCAGAATGGATGAGACAG GTTATAGAAGACCAGATTCGACTGGAGAAAACCAGGGAAGCAGAACTGGAAATGTTATATCA GGATGAGGCTGCACGAATGTGGCAGAAACGTGACGCAGAATGGGAACGAGAGAAGAAAGCCAGAGAACGTCTCATGCAGGag GTTTTGGATGATCGTCAGCAGCAGATCGAGTTGAGAATAGAGGAGAACAGAGAACAACAAGAATTATCACTAAAGCACAGAGAACAGTTACTACGCGAAATGGAAGTAGCCAATCAAATGACTCACAGAGACAAGAAACTGGCCGAGGCTCAAAAAGAGGCGGTCAAACTGGACTTACAGGAACAG atattttcacAGAAAGAACGTGAAGAGATTGCACGACAGAGAGAAGATGAGGAAGCCCAACGTGAGCAGGCTGACAATGAAGAGTACACAGAATTCTTACGACAGGAGACGGAACGCATGAGGATACAAGGACCAACACCTAGG